CACCAGAATGACTCCAGCTTATCATCCATGCTTACAAATGGTAGCTAACCCATTTATTCTTATATCTTTGGTTAATTTAGTTATATTTGTTAGTGTCCTAaaactttgtttgttattttaGATTGGCGAAGACGATCACCAACTTCCAAGTCAACTTCAAATCGAAGATCAAGATCTTTTTAAAGATGGTTTTGTAAATATGGTAAGTTTTcagaaacttgtttatataacaACTTGTATATATAGATGTATATtttctatatacatatatacgtgTATGTGTGTATACATATATTTACCTACTAATGTTTTTATAATGATTTTTAGTTGCAGCAACAAATTGTTACAAATGCTCCCATACAGGTATCCGAACCTGTAAGGGTACCCGAACCTGTACCCGAAACTGTACCCGAACCTGTACCAGCACCCAAACCTGTATCCGTACCCAAACCCAAAAAAGTACGCAAATCCAAACTTGTACCCAAACCCGTATCGGTACCCGTACCTAAACCCGTACTCGCAACTGTACCCAAACCCAAACTCGAACCACATATAAAACTCATAACCGGTTCTCAAGGCGAAACATGGGAGGATCCTAAGTTGAATTCGATCAAGCAGAATTTACGAAACAAAACCGGTCTCATTCGAGACGTAGTTGATAAATTAGACAAACTCGTTAAGCACCGCACTCACATTCGTACTTCTTCACCGCAAGGGATGTATCCCACATCGGTTCAATATCTAATCCCATATTCGGAATTGTTAAACTTATTTCTAAGGCGGTGGCTTGATATTAGCGTAATACATTCGTTTTCCATGTAAGTTGTTTTAATATTGTACAATAACTTTTTAGATATAATTTAATTTACTAACTTTatcatttatatatatgtatattaggTATTTTTTTCTGTCTCCCAATTCCCGGTGTGCATTTTTTGATCCGTACAAAATTTGTGGTGCAAAATGCGAAAGTGATCCGGATGATGTGATAAAACACATCAAAGAGGTATACGAGCATCATGAAGACAAAAGATATTTTCTTGCACCTTATCATGACAAGTAATATACAATTTTCCTcaatacatacacatacacatacacatatattaaATTGTtctatatattttattttttagcgaTCACTGGAAGCTTTTAATATTTGAACCAACCACTTCAAGCGCATTCATTGTTGATTCAATAAAAAAGGGAAAGTCGGAGGAAAGTTACCTCATTTCAAAGCTAATTCCCAGTGGTTTCGAGAGAACTTTTACATGGACAGTTATCaatgtaagttttatttttttttcatgttttttttctGGTGTTTAAAATAATTAATTGTGGATTAACTGTAGTGCTACCAACAACCGGGCTCATGGGAATGCGGTTATATGTTGATAAAACACATGTGGGAGTTTGTTGAGACAATTCAACATGACTTTATTAATCGTGTAAGTgtatttcatatatttaagatATATCAGCCTTTTAATTTATTTGTATACATTTAGatattgtgttttatttgtttttcagAAATGGAATACACAAGAGAAGACTTCGGGTGAGGAAATTGAATCTATGGTCGTAGACTTGATGGAGCGTTGGATTAAGGAGGTGTTTGGGATTCGGACATGAACTCCGTAAAGGTGTCTCAAGGTTAGCTCAAATTCCCCCATTTAATGTTCATTTAGTATAAAAATATGTATTAATACACAATGATCTTTACAGTTTTTGTATCCATTTAAGTGAAATTTTAAATCTCTCTTGAGAAATTTGCTATGTTAATATTTTCACCCTGAATATCAATGCATGGGAATTCATGATCAGCCTCAGGTTCTTAGGTGCTGCATGGTAAATGGATATAATAAATTCTTTGTATAAATTCATACTTTTTCATCAACATTACAGGTGCTTTTAATTAACTTTGTTGGATGTAGCAAATTCGACCAGTTTTCTTGAAAATTGAAATGGGGTCAAATCCTATATAATGTGTTGTGTATTTgtaaagtttaaagaaaaattaATGTAAAGTGTTTTGTGCGTTGGTCTAAGCCGATTCGACACCCTAAAGTATATTGTATTGTGCAGTGTTCAGGTTGCAAATGAATTAGGGAGAGGAAATGCCAAAGCAGCCAAATTCTCAATTAAAGTCTTCTTGGGGACTCTTATTGCAGTTGGATTGTTTTTCTTTGTTCTCTGGTTGGTTTGATTTTTGGAAGAAAACTTGCCTACGCGTTCACCACTGATGAAAGAGTTGCAGATACAGTATCAGACCTTTCTTTGCTCCTTTCTTTTTTGGTCGGTTCAGGAAGTTATTGTATGTCAATTTCATCTTTAGAGTTATTTGTATTGTTGAAGTTCTGGAAAACTTTTGCAATATTGTGTTACTTTGAAATCTTAGTATTTTATGTTCTTGGGTTGTATTACATTTGTTctaattaattttgtttttttttttatttttagacaATTTGTTAATCATTGGAATTTATTggaaatttttaataaaatttcctgaaaattatatatatatatatatatatatataacgccAACAGATGCGGTTCTAGAACCCCATCATTTGAGTATATTAGGAATAGCTTTTTTGTTAATATATCAAAAGATGCGGTTCTAGAACCGCATCTCTAAAGCATGTTATGGAAAAGTAGTTTTTTTGTTAATATACCAAAAGATGCGGTTCTATAAAAAAATGCGGTTCTAGAACCGCATCTTTTGGAACCGCATCTCTTGGCATATAGCCAAAAGATGCCTTGCCATAAGATGCGGGTCTAAAACCGCATCTCATAGCCAATTTAACCGCATCTTTTGATCAAATCTGTACTAGTGCTTCATGATGAACCTTGAGTGAAAAATAGTTGGTAACCATCTGCTAATTAAACAAAAGAGATTCAAATGTTATAGATTTTGGGTTCTTTAAAATCCTGTATTGGTTACACTTGCAGTAGTAATATATAGGAACAAAATCAACGTGTAAACCCCTTATCTCTCAACCCGTAATGGTTTGTCTGATCTTCATATAACCTTGGTACTTTGCTTAAGATTTGGTGGTTAGTTAACCCTCGTCGAGGAAGAAGATAAAGAATTCAAATGGGAGTGAAATCTTTGAATTTTTGCAACTAACGTTTAGGGATGTAAAGTGAAATGTCGGAAGGTTTATTAATTTTCCAACTCAAAATTATTGAGATGCCCTTGCGTGAATGTTACATATTGAATATACATATCCGTGTCCGGACGTTATCCTGAGGGACGGACCGAATCACCTAGGGACGAACATTCTAAAGACCTCCGTACCCCAAATTGCCGACGGACAACCAAACAAGTGCGTCTGGACGGATGACGTCATCTCAGTTGACTAGTATATATAAATACCCATTCAAGTACAAGGCCAAGTACGATTTTCTGAACCTTCgtcctactttctctctctatcaaATACTTATcttcacgccggagggtggtcgcagagaGGCCCTCCCATCTCTTcggcgagcctaacggttttctCTTTTGCAGGTTTAGATCCTCGATCTCTCCAAGGTCCAAACTCGATTTACAGGCTCCGGCCTTTGCTGAATTTTGGATCTTCACATATGCTGCTTTTCCTTTAAAAACAAACGGTCATCCATTCTAGGGAACATCATTGTTGCCTGCTAGTGAATAGTCACGATCACTAGTTTACTTTCTCAAACTTGAGCATCAAGCTTACATTATTTGTAACCCATTTAAATCATCCTTGTAACTAACTCTTTGTAAACCATTTAGATCGGTAAAAACTAAAAAGAACATTTttgaataaaaatatatttttagtttcaacatttaaatatatttttttacaataatatacatatactaggttataacccgtggtACCCACGGATTGGTTTATTTTAAggatattattatttatttattattatttgtagGAATTTTTACATAAAATTTAAGAGGACATACATACATTAATTCAATTCAATGTTAAACGTATATTATCATTGAAATATTTGTTCATAGATATTGCAAAAATTTGATAATATATCTTTGTAAAGTACATTTGTATTTTTTAGTAAACTACAAATCATTGTATAATATTTACATCATTAAACCTTGCATTCTTTTGACTCCTCAAAGTGCAACATATAGTTGTCCGTGTGTAAAATCAAGCGTTTTTAGAAACAACCCAACATTCGATATCGAATGTCACTTTGTTTTGTTTATAGTATTTGCGGATAACATTCAAATATAATGTAAAAAAATATCTTCATAACTAAATATCTAGTATATTAAAAaaaactgaaatttaaattacatcACAAGTTACCAAATATCTCCTTGTAAACCACGTTCGATGTCTGCTTCGAAGGTTTACCATCAGCATCAAACGCTAAAATTTTGACACCTTCTCTCGTCTTCACTCTCGATAAAGCGACGTACAACTGGCCATGACTAAAAACTGGATCCTTTAAATATAGCCCAACTCTGGATAAAGACTGCCCTTGACTTTTGTTAATCGTCATAGCAAAACATACTGATAACGGAAATTTCCTTCTTTGAAATTGAAAAGGTATCTTCTTGTCAGAAGGAATCATTGAAATCCTTGGAATATAAACTCTAGTGCCAATATTCCCGCCTGATATTACTTCAGCTTCAATAACTCGTTTACCGAGAAAGGTTATTTGAAGTCTAGTTCCATTACATAGACCATTTTGTTGATCAATGTTTCGAAGAAGCATTACAGGAACACCAACTTTAAGAACCAACCTATGATTAGGTAAACCGGCTATTTTGAGAGCATTCAAATTATCAGTAGAATACAGATCTTGTTGGAAAGAATCAAGTACTTCCTCAGTTTGACAGATACTGTCAGAGCTCAAATACTCTTTTTCTTCACCCGGAAATAACGAAAGTAAACGATCATTAATTTCATTAACAACTTCATTCTTTGGTGCTAAAATAGCTCTCGCAGAAAAGAATCCaggatttttgtaattttctaaaATTGAAGGATAAACAAAGTCGATTAAAATTTGTATTGGATCGTCCGTATCGGTGATTGCTAAGTCATCCGGTATCTCTAtaagtgcttcaccatcattttctGAACCAACGTTTCCTTCACCAATATCAAGTAGCCATCTTGCAAATTTCTCAATAGACTCAATGTTAGATGTTTGAGCTCCAACTATCAACCTCATGTTTTTGTTAATTTTAAAACCTTGCATTCTGACCATATATATGAAGAACTCAAAGAAGCATTGACAATTTGTTGTCTTGTACCATTAGGAATGACCGGGAGGATCTGTCTAAAGTCCCCACCAAAAACAATAACTTTACCCCCAAATGGTAGTTCAGAATGGTTACCCATAGAAGACGATAAAACGTCTTTCATTGTTCGATCTAGTGCCTCAAAAGCATGCTTGTGGACCATAGGGGCTTCGTCCCATATAATCAACTTTGCCTCTTTTAGTAGGTTAGCAACATCATCGTTTGGCTTAATGTGGCACATGGAGTCTTCTGTCAAGTTTATGGGGATTTTAAACCTAGAATGTGCTGTCCTTCCTTTAGATAGTAATAACGAAGCAATACCACTTGAAGCAACATTCAAAACAATCTGCCCTTTAGATCTAATTGCAGAAGCCAATGTCTTCCACAAAAAAGTCTTCCCAGTTCCACCATAACCATATACAAAAAACAACCCTCCAGTTTGGCTATTGAGTGCATGcataatttcattaaaaatgTTCGACTGCTCTTCAGTTAGACATTCTTTCATTCGACAAAACTCAGTTTGCAACTCATTTGTGTCTTGCGATAATTCATCGTTGATTAGACGGTTGGTAACTTGACGTAAAGAGTGATGATCAGGATAAGGCATTGTTGTAAACTTACTTAACGATGAACCATTGGAAATTAAATAATTCTCAATTTCGAACAAAATCTGATTCTTCAGTTGATCTTCAGGAAGCGTTAGATCtaaaaaaaagtacaaaaaattgggaaaaattagaaaaaaatatatataataatgtaAAACATATAAGTGACAAAAGAAAATAACTCGTTTACCAGGGATACGTGTCTCTTTTCGACGTCTGTATAAAATGTCGTCTCCTAATAAATGCCAAGTTTTATCCCAAACAAATTCAGGTCGTGATAGAGTATTTGTTAAAAGCATTGTGGCAAATAATGCTCTTAAATACCGACAATGACCATCAAAACTTGCTTCTTTAATTGCTTCAACATATTCGTTGTCATCATCTAGAAGACCCATTGAATAGCATGCGTCTTTAAAAGTGGGGAATAACTCTCCATTAACTGTTCGAATATCTTCGAATGATTTAGGACCTCTGACTTTGTTTAGGAGAATCCTTAAATAATAAGGTTCACCAGAAGCAACTGAAATGGAATGAATTCTACCAACAGTTTTATACCTTTTTCGTATTTGCCAACATCTATCTTTTACATTCCAAACAAACTTTGATGGGAACTCCACATAAGTCAATTTAGATGCTTCCTCATTACGTTGATTTAAATCAAACCATTTCAAGAACATCGAAGAAGCAACAGATGGTTTGCTCAAGAcatcttcaatatcatcatctGCCCCATATACAACATTATGTTGACCAGGTAAATGAAAAGGAAGCCTCATTACAGCAGGAAATCTATAATGCACTTCGTTTGAGAAAATTCTCCAAGAAGCTTCACAAGCAGATATGTATCTACAATCGTAGTATTCTTTTATTTCatctttttgtttctgaatgCTAGAACCATCTCCTTCGCAAAACACAACGGCAGTAGCCCGGTCAGGACCTTTGTTAATGTACTTGAAAAGATACTTTATGGAGCCTGCTTGGTTACACCATTCAATATTAATGTGAGCTTGGTATCGTTTTAATAGACCTTTGTTATACGGTACAACACTTCGGTTGTCTAACTGAACACCTTTCTTTATAACAATATGGCCACAATCTCTTCTTCGATAAAGCGCCGGAAAACCACTTGAGTCAATAATAGTTTGAGCAGAAAACTTTTTCGGAAATCGTTTAGAACATCTTTTGTCAACCATGCAAGGACAACTCAAGTTAGCATTCCCATAAGGACCATGAATCATATACTCCGAAACAAGTGAGTATAATTGAGGATCTTCAGATTTGTCTGGAATTTCAGCTGAAATAAAAGGATCTATGTGATCTACGGTGGGAAGTTTATGATCGACTttcatgaataaacaaatgtgtGCATGAGGCAGGCCACGTTTTTGAAATTCAACGGTATAAACAACTGCATAAGTTGAAAAGTTTATGTGTTAGTAATTACACATATCAAATTTGTGTGCACTTAATAAGATgtgataaaataataaaacataaaataaatacctGCATTCATTTCACCAAAAAATTGATTATCCTTTAGATCTTTAATCATTGAATCCAACTTCATCTTGAACAATCGACATAATATATCTGGCCTGTCTTCTGGTTTAATAGAAGTATCTTTAAGAAATCTTGAAATTTCAGGCCATTTAGGATTGCATGTAATGGTTATGAAAAAATCTGGGTATCCAAACCACTTACATAAAGCCATAGCATCAAGGTAGTTTGTTGCATGAACCGAGCCCCTCCAGTAAAGGAAGAATGTAAAATGACCTTTTGACCGGTGTTCGATAAATTTTCTTGACCTGTGTGCTTATACTTTTGTAAATTTTCAAATGTCTCAGATCGTAGATTCTTCTGCTTACCACGTATGGAATTTAGCCTTTCGCTTTCAATCATAGTGTAAGCGTCAACCAAAAACTGTTGCAACAGTCTTCTTCCGTTTAAAACCAAAGAATAACCACTAATGCGATCCTGTATTCGATATGCAAAGAATTCCCGCATTGTGCATTTTGGTCGTATTTTTTTTGGTTGTTACACCATCCCTATGAGGAATATCGATCCTATATCCATCATCACCAAACGGGAAAAGAATGGGATATTGAAGAGCAAGGTAGGATGGATGTAACTCACTAATACGTTTAAGCATACCAGATTCAGTTTCAACAACAATGTCACGACGATCAACAAAAGCATCTAAATCGTCGACAATCAACGCAACAACTTCAGTCGAGGATGGTAGATTATAAGTTCTACCATCTTTGTCTCTCTTTTAAATAAGTCGGAGCTTAAGGTTTGCTTCAGGGTTTTCATGAAAATGGTTTCGTACCATTTTGTAAGATTTAACCAACTCA
This genomic stretch from Helianthus annuus cultivar XRQ/B chromosome 8, HanXRQr2.0-SUNRISE, whole genome shotgun sequence harbors:
- the LOC110870000 gene encoding ATP-dependent DNA helicase PIF1-like — translated: MRLIVGAQTSNIESIEKFARWLLDIGEGNVGSENDGEALIEIPDDLAITDTDDPIQILIDFVYPSILENYKNPGFFSARAILAPKNEVVNEINDRLLSLFPGEEKEYLSSDSICQTEEVLDSFQQDLYSTDNLNALKIAGLPNHRLVLKVGVPVMLLRNIDQQNGLCNGTRLQITFLGKRVIEAEVISGGNIGTRVYIPRISMIPSDKKIPFQFQRRKFPLSVCFAMTINKSQGQSLSRVGLYLKDPVFSHGQLYVALSRVKTREGVKILAFDADGKPSKQTSNVVYKEIFGNL